The following are encoded together in the Rana temporaria chromosome 12, aRanTem1.1, whole genome shotgun sequence genome:
- the LOC120918333 gene encoding uncharacterized protein LOC120918333 codes for MNILQKPPTKLTSEVLLSDPVRLWLPHSQSPMKHVEILEIRGIFKKIVKFQEMKPIEDTLMILNNRKKKPINLNKGRKNDYIKKRLSSRKNKKIIGNKKTKNGTIKKIPNGPLMKWNKKKFVEREFGKARRSKRPNKHLSSAKHRKPKEDEMYSEVKRKTPRTIIELFPRLSRNKKQVRKTKVLDRRPNSSSKALERTGLSIPVSPNGDKHQELVHSADGEMFSKEETISTIKNELRRLPIHDDENNTNKQFKFFFEAFATVVTTTFDGLKESVFLTHATTPNSEIVSQRSKELHKSKNNESKSSKSSLGATTGISVIPPTSTQNKIMSTKVTPYMNEIRGDKDSLEKTANRPKTLSWDKRVLELTEALPLTTGISLDHWIKTNLELQPMEIGSGIVDDQIKILLPNNSAFQVESSGDSHIEVELGHRNRTLQVTEPNHVQSTGSTLPYPTDHKGSTLPYLTDHKGSTLPYPTGHKGSTLPYPTCHKGSTLPYPTDQKGSTLPYPTDQKGSTLPYPTGHKGSTLPYPTDHKGSTLPYPTGHKGSTLPYPTDHKGSTLPYPTDHKGSTLPYPTGHKGSTLPYPTDHKGSTLHYPTDHKGSTLPYPTGHKGSTLPYLTDHKGSTLPYPTDHKGSTLPYPTGHKESTLPYPTDQKGSTLPYLTDHKGSTLPYPTGHKGSTLPYPTDHKDGNITNTVTDVSEEIRDNVFRPLEMVMNYGSETTYCKPGYKYYAGACKSMCNMGDFYCENGGQCVIVENLGAMCRCHQTNSLCYRGECCRLSLTPLQLICVIGSCCIFVSVFLGSISLLIRRMDIKAVSKSVRTRLWISTLMPSSRSSSFSHSVASEFTACSEYGSSDPSSFTHNKEVTYGGRTLKCERTRL; via the exons ATGAACATCTTGCAAAAACCTCCAACTAAACTGACCTCAGAGGTTTTGTTAAGTGACCCCGTCAGACTGTGGTTGCCTCATTCACAATCACCGATGAAACATGTGGAAATCCTGGAAATAAGGGGCATTTTTAAAAAGATTGTAAAGTTTCAAGAAATGAAACCTATCGAGGATACGTTGATGATATTAAACAACAGAAAAAAGAAGCCTATAAATCTAAACAAAGGCAGAAAAAATGATTACATTAAAAAAAGACTGTCAAGTAGAAAGAACAAAAAGATCATAGgcaataaaaaaacgaaaaatggcaccataaaaaaaattcccaatggTCCTTTAATGAAGTGGAACAAGAAAAAATTTGTTGAAAGGGAATTCGGAAAGGCCAGAAGATCAAAAAGACCCAACAAGCACCTATCCAGTGCGAAACACAGAAAGCCAAAAGAAGATGAGATGTATAGCGAGGTCAAACGTAAGACACCAAGAACAATTATTGAATTATTCCCAAGACTTAGCAGAAATAAGAAACAAGTTCGAAAAACGAAGGTACTGGACAGAAGACCCAACTCTTCCAGTAAAGCCTTAGAAAGAACTGGATTATCGATTCCAGTGTCTCCAAATGGAGACAAACACCAAGAACTTGTTCATAGCGCTGATGGAGAAATGTTTTCTAAAGAAGAAACTATAAGTACTATAAAGAACGAATTGAGAAGACTGCCTATTCATGATGACGAGAATAACACAAACAagcagtttaaatttttttttgaagcattCGCCACAGTGGTCACCACTACATTCGATGGATTAAAAGAGTCGGTCTTTTTGACACATGCAACCACCCCCAATTCTGAGATAGTATCACAAAGGTCCAAAGAGCTCCATAAATCAAAAAACAATGAATCAAAAAGCAGCAAATCCTCCTTGGGAGCTACTACAGGCATATCAGTGATTCCACCTACTAGTACTCAGAATAAAATAATGTCCACTAAAGTGACTCCTTATATGAATGAAATCAGAGGAGACAAAGACTCACTGGAAAAGACGGCAAACAGACCAAAAACACTGAGCTGGGACAAAAGAGTTTTGGAGCTCACAGAAGCTCTACCCTTAACTACAGGCATCTCCTTGGACCACTGGATAAAAACAAACCTGGAATTACAACCTATGGAAATTGGGAGTGGCATAGTTGATGACCAGATAAAAATATTACTTCCTAACAACTCTGCTTTCCAAGTAGAGAGTAGTGGAGATTCTCACATAGAGGTAGAGCTTGGTCATAGGAATAGAACTCTACAGGTGACAGAACCAAATCATGTGCAATCAACAGGAAGTACTCTCCCTTATCCTACAGACCACAAAGGAAGTACTCTCCCTTATCTTACAGACCACAAAGGAAGTACTCTCCCTTATCCTACAGGCCACAAAGGAAGTACTCTCCCTTATCCTACATGCCACAAAGGTAGTACTCTCCCGTATCCTACAGACCAAAAAGGAAGTACTCTCCCTTATCCTACAGACCAAAAAGGAAGTACTCTCCCTTATCCTACAGGCCACAAAGGAAGTACTCTCCCGTATCCTACAGACCACAAAGGAAGTACTCTCCCTTATCCTACAGGCCACAAAGGAAGTACCCTCCCGTATCCTACAGACCACAAAGGAAGTACTCTCCCGTATCCTACAGACCACAAAGGAAGTACTCTCCCTTATCCTACAGGCCACAAAGGAAGTACCCTCCCGTATCCTACAGATCACAAAGGAAGTACTCTACATTATCCTACAGACCACAAAGGAAGTACTCTCCCTTATCCTACAGGCCACAAAGGAAGTACTCTCCCTTATCTTACAGACCACAAAGGAAGTACTCTCCCTTATCCTACAGACCACAAAGGAAGTACTCTCCCTTATCCTACAGGCCACAAAGAAAGTACTCTCCCTTATCCTACAGACCAAAAAGGAAGTACTCTCCCTTATCTTACAGACCACAAAGGAAGTACACTCCCTTATCCTACAGGCCACAAAGGAAGTACTCTCCCTTATCCTACAGACCACAAAGATGGCAATATCACAAACACAGTCACTGATGTCAGTGAAGAGATACGTGATAATGTCTTCAGGCCCCTGGAGATGGTAATGAACTATGGTTCTGAAACAACATACTGCAAACCAGGATACAAATACTACGCTGGAGCGTGCAAAAGCATGTGCAATATGGGGGATTTCTACTGTGAAAATGGTGGACAGTGTGTGATCGTGGAAAATTTGGGAGCAATGTGCAG ATGTCACCAGACAAACAGCTTGTGTTACAGAGGAGAGTGCTGCCGGCTATCCCTGACACCTCTCCAGTTAATATGTGTGATTGGCAGCTGCTGCATCTTCGTGTCAGTTTTCCTGGGATCAATCTCTCTCTTGATCCGGAGAATGGATATCAAGGCGGTGTCTAAATCTGTGAGGACCAG ACTATGGATTTCCACTTTGATGCCGTCCTCAAGATCTTCCTCTTTTTCTCATTCAGTGGCATCAGAGTTCACTGCATGCTCAGAATATGGTTCTTCAGACCCGTCTTCATTTACTCACAATAAAGAG gtGACGTATGGCGGCCGTACACTGAAATGTGAGCGTACGCGACTTTGA